The Neomonachus schauinslandi chromosome 14, ASM220157v2, whole genome shotgun sequence genomic interval CTTAGTGTAGTCATGATGCTGATTCCTTTGACAGCAAATACTactaaatttataatattttgaaaataaattttaacatccTGAATTATTAGCTTTATGCACTGTTCTGAAGCTTCTTAGTTTTTCAGGCCTAAAATTTCAGTAAATTTAAGAGGTCTTTGGTTCAATAGTATATTATGGAAGTAGTATTGGTTCTTTTTCAAGAAATTGCTGATTTGGAGAAATTCCAAGATAATTTCTAATCATCGAGGAAATTAGAGgtgttaacttttttaaaaagatttatttgagagagagcatgtgcgtgggggggaggggcaaagggagagaatctcaagcaactccctgctgagcgctgaTTCCCAACTCaggagcttgatctcaccacctgagctgaaaccaagagtcggacccttaactgactgagccccccagtcTCCCCTAGAGGGAGATTTTTTGAAATGGACAGTGTACttacaacaataataataccaaataaaatattttcattactcaGTTTACCTTAAttgctattaaaaagaaaaacaaatatatcaaagAAGATTTATTGCCTGGGAAAGTCCAGCTGGTTTGCAGCCTACAGGTCTTCCAAAGTGATACCTTAGTGAATTCCTTATTACAGGATTTGCCTTAGCTTTGGAGGTTTAGCTAATCACTACTGTCAGTCTCCGAAGATGATGAGGCTGGAGTTTTTGAAAATTACAGGAGTTGATAAAGGCAAACGGCCTAACTGCCTAGTACCCAGCAAAAGTTAGTGTCTTTCCTTCATCCTTAAAATTTATGGTTGGGAAGCAGTGATTGGAGAGGTTCGGAGGCAGGCACCTCACTGTTATTTTCACATCTACCACCTCTTGTATCTTTACAGAGAgcagcatttttatttaatagattCGTGCTTTTAGCTAACAAATGATTTAGGTTTTTCCTTTAATGTAGAAATAGTCCTTTCAAATATCTTCATCTGGGTAAATTCCTTCAGTCATTAATCTGTGATGAACTGATTGGTTTTTTTCATGCATGTCAGCAGTTCAGGAACTCCAGCCTGGGAGGATGGTGTGCATTCCTTGCATCGTCATTCCGATTCTGCTCTGGATCTACAAAAAATTCCTGGAGCCATACATAtatcctctgatttccccctttgTTAGTCGTATGTGGCCTAGAAAAGCTCTTCGAGAATCCCACGATAAAAACAAAGGCAAGGTAGACTGTAAGGTAAGAACATTAAAATACCTTGAATAAGGGTAGGTGACGAGGGTGGTACAGTCAGGGGAAATACTTGCCTAGGCAAGTATTTGGAACCAGAAGCTTCATTAAtgtgtcttaatttctttttttttttttttaagattttatttatttagagggagagtatgagctggggggtggggtcaggacagagagagagagagagagagaatcctaagcaggctccatgctcagcatcaAGCCCTTTGTGGGGCTCTCTCCCACCACTCTGATACCATGACCCGAGCgtaaaccaagagttagacattcaaccaactgagctgcccaggtacttaggcttaattttttttttttaagattttatttatttatttgaccaagagagcacaagcaaggggagctacaggtagagggagggggagaagcaggcttcccactgaacagggagcccaaagcagggctcaatcccaggaccctgggatcatgacctgagctgaaggcagacactcaaccaaccgagccacccaggcgccccaatttctttttttaaaataaggggtttgggcgcctgggtggctcagttggttaagcgactgccttcggctcaggtcatgatcctgcagtcccgggatcgagtcccacatcgggctccctgctcagcagggggtctgcttctccctctgccctcttccctctcgtgctctctgtctctcattctctctgtctcaaataaataaataaaatcttaaaaaaataaataaataaataaataaaataaaataaggggttTGGTGAGTTTTTTAGTAACTAACATTTGGTTTAAACTAAGGTTTTAAACTGGACTTCTGATTAGTGTGTTTGTTCCTTGTCTTAATGCCAAGAtaataaccaatatttattggCTGGTAAGAATAATAGTAAATAACTAATGGATGAGAAGAAATGATACTAAAATATGCCAGTTTCACTCAATGATaagaaatttaggggcacctgggtggctcagtctttaagcgtctgccttcggctcaggtcatggtcccagggtcctgagattgaaccccgcatcgggctccctgcttcgtgggaagcctgcttctccctctcccactccccctgcttatattccctctctcactgtgtctctctctgtcaaataaataaataaaatcttaaaaaaaaaaaaaagaaatttagttgGGGGGATCATAGAgatttccaaaaaaacaaaatgaagttattttttaaagtgaatatttGGACAACTCTTTTTAGCATTGGTTCTTGTTAAGTTTGACCTCACTTGTGTTCTCTCCTAATTTAGCCACCCTGCACATTTCCAGAAGCAGAGCTTTTTCATTCTGAAATTTGTTGTCGGTCTTCAAAGAGAAGACTTCTTATAACGAGTTGTGATAatatctaaaatgtttttttttttttaattttaggacgCAGACATAAATGGATTACCAGCAAAAGGACCAACGGAAATCTCTGataaaaagaaagactgaagtGATTGTTCCAAAGgatctcattgttttaaaaatggacatgATAATATGAAGCACCTTGCTTGTAATTGTCTCTGACCTTTTTCTCTGAGACCAGAATTTGGGATAGATAGCTTACTACCTGACACTAATCAGGAAATAcatggtatttatatttaaaatatgtttacttATATTTAATGATCTCATTCCTGAGTTCCTGTTTCATTGAAGTAGCTTCCATTTCTATTATTGTAGTTATGAATAAATAGAAAGTTTGTGCCAGTAGACATTGCTACCAAACCAGTACTCAAAAATCCTTGGGCCTCTTGCTTTCGTTCAGGCTCTTTGAATTTGAGCAGAGTACCATGTTACCGTGAAACAGTGCAGTGAGACTGTACGGTGAAAGGAAAAGGGGTTTGGGGAGATGATGGGGACTTGAAACCTAAAGATGTAATTACTGTCCAGTACAACAGAGCAACCTACTTCTGAGAGTAGTAATTCCTGCTTATTGCTctgaggaaaatagaaaagacaggAAAATCGGGGAAACGCCTTTGAAAAATGGAATACCTTTTGCAGAAAAATctaatgtatattataaaattctAATCCTTGTTGCATTTCTTCTGTTCTTACaaagtatattaaatattcagtttagtctgtggttctttttttcctttcagtttaaatatttaaaacggATATTTTTTGCCACATCAGAAAGCAGAATTATAGTGTGATATCATCTGGATAGTCGTGAaacaacaatcttttttttttttttaaagagtagattGTATGCATTGTTGTTGCATAACAAGACACTCCAGAATTTAGTGGTTTTTAACCTGGGACTGGGTAGTTCTTTACTGCTCTGGGCCTCCATATGGTCTTTCATCCCTGGGCTGCTTCACATTAGTGTAGGGATGTATAAATATTCAAAGATGATGAGCCTTATCTTACTATTGTACGTTTATTCCCTATGGGGTTAGAAGGAGAGGTTAAAAGGAATTCCTGCTCTTGAAGTCCTCTGTCCTAACTGAGGCTCTATTAAGCTGCATGTATGGTAAAGTCATTGATTAATCCTGGATTTTGTTTGATATAGATCagtagttttcagtttttctgctCCAACCCACAAGGATAAGATCAATCCTCTTTAGCAACTATATTCAGTTGATTAGGttgtggtggggtttttttttgcacAGGATAGCCTCtgattaggcttttttttttaaggtataaaaattataaaaatagatgttgggacacttggctggctcagtcagtggagcttgaaactcttgatctcggggttgtgggttcaagccccacgttgggtgtagaggttacttaaattcttaaaaaaaaaaagttgttcataGTAAAAGAATGCAAGAGCAAGTTAATGGAACAGTTAATGTTCTTTCTTTACCCTTATTCTAGCTCCACAGATGTAACCACTGTTAGTTTTCTGTGTACTTTCtaccaactttaaaaaatttttttttaagtaggctccacactgggtgtggtgtccagtgtggggcttgaactcaggaccctgagatcaagcaagACCTAAactgaaatcacgagtcagacatttgactgactgagccacctaggtgccccctaacaactttcttaatttgtttttattaactatatcatttttatttatttatttaagattttatttatttgacaaagacacagtgagagagggaacacaagcagggggagagggagagggagaagcaggcctcccgtggagcagggagcccgatgtggggcttgatcccaggaccctgggaccatgacctgagctgaaggcagacgcttaaagactgagccaccgaggcgcccctaaatataccattttttaaaaatcataatattgtAAGGCTTATAATGTCCGTACTCCCTTAGTCCCCAAAGGCGTTACTCATTTAGCTATTGCTGTGTCTTCTCTTTTAtctccatatttctaaataatacatacatatatgctgCTATTTTTGGAGTTGTCAGCTCTTACTGACTTTCTGCCGTGGTTCAGATACAGCTCTCTTACACTGTAAGCCCCTCTACTTCTCCCACACCTCCTCCTAattatgtttttgtaaatttgaGTTGTCATTAATTAGTATATCATTATGACTGCACCATCTGCTGTCCATTTGCCTTCCAAATCTGCTGCCTTTACCCTACTTTGCTGCCCAAGAAACTGTATGAACTACATCAACAGACTTCCCCTGACCTCTAGATTCTGTTGGGTTTCGCCAGTGGGGATCTGTAGCAGGAGATGGGAAggtaggaggaagggaaggaaggtgggaggtCAGGGTATTTAttccctctgctgcctccctTCAGGTCCCCTTCAGGTCAATTGTGTTCCTCAGCCAAAAGTCCCTGCACCTCCACGTTGGCCAACTGCGTGCGACTCCTCTCAGTTTCCACTAACCTCTCCCTCACTTTGGCCCTTTGGGCCTCATGGGGTGATAGCATCTCTTACTGCTGGCTCTGGGTTACTGCATTATCTCAGGGGTGCCATCTGCTTTCTGGGACACTAATACAATGAGCATGCAGGAACTCCTCACTGTGTAGGGTATGTGTGTAGTAGTCTCCCCTTATCTTTAGCTTCTACAATTTCTGTTACCTGCAGTCAACCaaggtctggaagcagatgatcctccatATGTATGGTCaggtcaacagtagcctaacTACATCACAATGCCAACTCC includes:
- the C14H18orf32 gene encoding UPF0729 protein C18orf32 homolog, with translation MVCIPCIVIPILLWIYKKFLEPYIYPLISPFVSRMWPRKALRESHDKNKGKVDCKDADINGLPAKGPTEISDKKKD